From the genome of Candidatus Nitrosocosmicus oleophilus, one region includes:
- a CDS encoding universal stress protein, whose translation MQSNHRLIILNILQPLKLSEEVVQHFNSIDSERKNVLRKYLKDINSAMKDSWIKKLSDLKLKYEKTGIQVITKIIEGTHSSRVIAYNIVKFAEDQKVDMITIGCVGIGGFHEKKSLGSVTRNVSEISTRPVLIVP comes from the coding sequence GTGCAGTCTAATCATCGACTGATAATTTTGAATATATTACAACCTCTTAAATTATCAGAAGAAGTAGTGCAACATTTCAACTCCATTGATTCGGAAAGGAAAAATGTTTTACGTAAATACTTGAAAGATATAAATTCAGCCATGAAAGATAGCTGGATTAAGAAGCTTTCAGATCTTAAATTAAAATATGAAAAAACCGGAATTCAGGTAATTACGAAAATAATCGAAGGCACTCATTCAAGTCGCGTCATTGCGTATAATATTGTCAAATTCGCTGAAGATCAGAAGGTGGACATGATTACAATTGGATGTGTTGGAATAGGCGGTTTCCATGAGAAAAAATCACTAGGAAGCGTAACAAGGAATGTTTCAGAGATATCTACTCGACCTGTATTAATAGTTCCT